The Micromonospora siamensis genome contains the following window.
AGATCCGGTACGGGGTGCCCCAGCGCGGGTGCACCTTGGCGATCGACGGCGGGATCAGCCCGTCCCGGGCGATGGCGAAGCCGATCCGGCCCATGGCCACCAGGTCGACCAGGATGACGCTGGTCAGGCCGGCGACGGCGGCGATGGAGACCAGGATGGCGGCCCAGCCGGCGCCGGCGGACTTGAAGGCCGAGGCGATCGGGGCGCCCTCGTCGATCTCGGCGTACGGCACCATGCCGACCACGACCAGCGAGACACCGATGTACAGCACGGTCGAGATGAGCAGCGTGCCGAGCAGGCCCAGCGGCAGGTCCCGCTTCGGCTTCTTCGTCTCCTCGCCCATGTTGGCCACCGCCTCGAAGCCGGTGTACGCGAAGAAGACCACCGCGGCTGCGGTGAGTACGCCGGCGAAGCCGAAGACGGAGGGCTCCATCCCGAAGATCGCCTGGGTGACCGGTTGCCGGATGCCGTCCTCGCCGCCCGAGGCCGGCTCGGTGGCCGGGATGAACGGGCTGAGGTTGGCTGCCTTCACGAAGAACAGGCCGGCCACCACGATGAAGACGCAGATGGCCACCTTGACCAGGACCAGCAGGTTGGTGACCCGGGCGGACTCGCGGACGCCGACGATGGCGACCACGCCGAGGATCAGCACGATCGCGATCGCGCCGATGTTGACGATGCTGCCCGCCTCGCCGAACCAGGTGGTGGGCAGGCCGAGGAGTTCCCCGAGGTAGCCGGACCAGCCGCGGGCGACCACGGCCGCACCGAGGGCGAACTCCAGCAGCAGGTCCCAGCCGATGATCCAGGCGACGATCTCGCCCATCGTGGCGTACGCGTAGGTGTAGGCGCTGCCGGCGGTCGGCACGCTGGAGGCCAGCTCGGCGTAGCAGAGCGCGGCGAGCAGGGCGACCACGCCGGCGATCGCGAAGGAGATCACCACGCCCGGACCGGCGTGGTTCTTGGCCTCGATACCGGTCAGCGTGAAGATGCCGGTACCGATCACGATGCCGATGCCGAAGCCGGTCAGGTCCAGCGCGCCGAGGCGACGCTTCAGACCGGGCCCGCCGTCGCTGCCGTCTGCGTTTCCCTGGGCTATCACGTCCTTGATCGGCTTGGTACGCAGCACGGACACCGCGATCACCCCTCCCCGTGGCCGCCCGGACGGCGGCCAGCGCGGGGCGATGCTACCCAGCACGCACCCTCGCCAATCGTTACTTCCCGGCCAATCCGGCCATCACCCGGCGTGTGGAGCGGATCACCTGACGCGATGTGGCCTCGCCCCCAGGATCGATCGGGGCCGAATCCTGGCGGACCCTTGCGCGGAGCACGCCAGGTGTGAAACTTTCCTACCAGCGGTCGATTGTTGGCGGCGAATTGTGCCCGCAGGCCGCACCTCCACCGGCAGCCCGACGAAGGGATCCACCGCATGAAGGCATCTCGGCTCGCCACCGCCGGGCTGGCCGCGG
Protein-coding sequences here:
- a CDS encoding amino acid permease gives rise to the protein MSVLRTKPIKDVIAQGNADGSDGGPGLKRRLGALDLTGFGIGIVIGTGIFTLTGIEAKNHAGPGVVISFAIAGVVALLAALCYAELASSVPTAGSAYTYAYATMGEIVAWIIGWDLLLEFALGAAVVARGWSGYLGELLGLPTTWFGEAGSIVNIGAIAIVLILGVVAIVGVRESARVTNLLVLVKVAICVFIVVAGLFFVKAANLSPFIPATEPASGGEDGIRQPVTQAIFGMEPSVFGFAGVLTAAAVVFFAYTGFEAVANMGEETKKPKRDLPLGLLGTLLISTVLYIGVSLVVVGMVPYAEIDEGAPIASAFKSAGAGWAAILVSIAAVAGLTSVILVDLVAMGRIGFAIARDGLIPPSIAKVHPRWGTPYRISAIMTVAVALLAGFLPLSALADLVSIGALCAFVLVSLAVPILRRKRPDLERSFRVPFSPVLPIISALACFYLMLNLSVETWIRFLVWMVLGALIYFGYGHRKNRLARREHGEQVPTQRTPA